From Sphingomonas sp. PAMC26645:
CCGATAGGCATAATCGGCATGGATGTCCGCGACGTGGCGCCCCGCCTTCCTGCCCTCGAGCACGCATGTCCAGAGGAGCTGCTGATCGATGCTGCCGTCCGGCGAACGCGCGATGCGCCTGCCGGACAGCGGGACCATGTGACGAGGATGGCGATTTCCGATGCTGCCGCGGTTCTTTCGCCAATTCTTCACCGACGAGGCAGAAGGTTTTTGTCCGAATCGATGGGCCAACTCGGGCGTCCAGCAATCGTCGAGGGCGGCCTCAATAGCGCCGATGCCTTGCGGAACGCCCCGTTCGTCCAGCATTTGGCAGGCGGTCGCCATGCGCAAAGCGCGGGAAGAGATCGCACCCGCCTGATCGCGTGTCCATTCTGCGCTATCGTTGTAATTGCGGATTGTGTCGGATGAACGCGGCGTCCGGGTCACAGCATCTCCACCGTGCTGCATAAGCTGGAATTGCTCGACGGTCGGCAATTCGAGCGATCCGTCCTTCTGCTCGTACTTGAGGATCTCGCCCGTGATCAGGTGGGTAAGCTGGACCCGGCCGTGAGCATAGGCAGGATGATATTCGGCTCCGCGAACATCGACGATCGCGCCGGGAGAAAAGCGGATGTGCGCCATGGAATTCTAACCTTTCGGGACGCGCCGGTAGGTGGCCGGCATCGAGATGATGCCGGCGACAGGCGCTTCGGATCGAGATTGGATAGTGGCCCAGGCCATTGAGGAGATCGGATCCCGGGCAAACACCGGCGCCTCAGTGAATGGTCACCGGCGTCGTATCCAAGAGCGAACGGGTAAGGTCGATTTCAATGCGCCGAGCAACCGTCAGCGCTTGAATCAAGGCTTCGCCGGTGCGTGGGCAGTTAGGCGCGATCGCTTTGGCGGTACTTCCGAAGGTAGCATCCGTGCCCACCTGCCTTTCGTGAGCTTCCAGACGCTCCAAATGCTCCGGTAGGATCGTCACGAACCTGCGTGAACAAAACAGCATCACGTTGCGACGATGAATGAGGCTGTCCCAGATCTGGTGACGAAGGATGACCTTGAACCGGATGCCATGCTCATCACAAATTTCGTGGACCGCCGTCAGCTTCGCGCGATACTCCGGGTCGGCAAGGTCACGCTGATCTCGCTTGATCTCGATGAGCGTGACGGTGCCATCAGGTGCAACCAATTCGACGTCGATGGTGTAAACCTGCTTTTTGCCTCCCCGCGTGAATTCAAAGCGCACAGATTCTGATGCGACCCGAACCACGGCGAACTCCACCTCGGCGCGTGTCAGGAAATCGTACTGGGCCGCACCCTGCCAGTGAAGAACACGTCTGGCCTTGCGGCTTGTGTACCAGCCATTTTCATGGGCGAGTCCGCCGTTGAAGGTGCGCAGCGCACCACCATCGTCAGCCCGAATCATCCGCACATGATGCGCGTCGCTATGTTTGTCGCGGATGAACTGGGGCGTTGGTTCGCCATTGAAGCTGAGCAATAGCTCCGGCAGGTGATCGTGGTCTGCGGCATCGACTTTCATTTATCGTTCCTTCCATCTCGCAATCGGATGCGATGGACGTGAGGGGACATGATCCGGGACGGCCCCGAACCTTGACAGGTTTCACGGAATGAAGGAGATCAGGGGCAGTAAGGTCCTTGATCTTCTATGGGCCTCGCTGGGTGCAACCGGCGGGGCCTTTTCATTTCCGTAGCTTGGTAATGTTTCCGCGCGTTGGCGCGACCATCTGCTACGACATCATCGATCTCCTCCCGCTGGTTGCGAATAATGCGCAGGCCAGAGCTGCGCAGGCGTAAAGGCGGCCGCTGCGGCGATCGCCTCTTCCACCCGGCGCGAGCGCACGAGGCCTTTGGAAACTCTGGTGACAGTGCTGGGACTGACGCTCAAATCACGGGCGATTTGCGACAGCGAAGTGCCACGGCGTTCCAGCGCCCATTTGATGTGCCCGTGCCAATCTTCGCCGCCCATTGTCTACCTCACTGGGAAGTGATTTGCGCCAAGTCGCAGCGACTGTTTTGCCCCCACGACCTATATGCGATTCGAATCATGAATCGGCCAAGCCGTCAAGCTCTCTCTTCTGTTTACAAGTGTTTACGCTCGCAGCTCTATAACGCTGCCCTATAAAAAAACTGGTGCTTTTGATTTGTCCGAAAGTCAGAGCAGGGGGGTTTCGGACACATTTATAAAAATTTATTTTCGAATATTTCTTTTCTATAATTCTATACTAACGGAGTTAGTCGGCTAAGTAATTTAGTTTGACAAAATATATTCCGTTGCCTTGGGCAGACTTTATTAATTACGGCTGATTGTTTAGAGTGTTTAATATCAAACGACAGACATGGACAAATGATGATGCGGCAGGTTTTTGAGCAGCCGATTTCGGTACTCTTGGCGATCTGTCGAAAGCCACGGGCGCCCACTGCAAAACCATCGAAAATAAACCGTCCCTCCGATTGACCCATTTGAGGCCTCCGGCCAAACTTGTAATGCGGTTGTCTATGCCGCGAGGGGCGGCAATCATGGAAATCGAACGGGAATGTATCGATGCGGTCCTGTATCGCCTCTACCAAGAGATAAAAGAACACGGCCGGCCTAACGCAGGCTCAAGAGGAAACACGATCGAGCTTCTGGGCGTGGCGCTCCGCATCACGAAGCCGCGCGCTCGCATCAGCCGGTCGGAGAACCGAGGGAAGCCCTTTAGCGCGATCGGCGAACTGCTTTGGTATCTGAAGGGGTCCGACACTTTGGAATTCATCGAGCCGTATGTAAGTGCGTACAGGGATGACGCGGTTGAGGGCATCATCCAGGGGGCTTACGGCCCGAGACTTCGCGCCATGCGCGAGGGCATCGACCAGTTCGCCAGCATTGAGGCGCTGCTGTCTAGGAAGCCAGGCTCGCGTCGTGCCGTGATCCAGCTGTTCAACGCGGAGGATATAGCCACCGAGCATAAAGAGATCCCCTGCACGACCACGTTGCAATTCCATCTGCGCGACGGCCAGCTCCACATGTCGGTCACCATGCGTTCGAACGACGCGTACTGGGGACTGCCGCACGACGTGTTCTGCTTCACCATGCTGCAGGAGATGATAGCCCGCCGCCTCGGCGTCGATCTCGGGGAATACTATCAGTACGTCGGCAGCATGCACGTCTATGAGAAACATCTCGACCTGCTTGACCAGTATGTCGCGGAAGGCTTCCAGCGTACAATGGAGATGCCTCCAATGCCGAGCAGCGACCCGTTTGACCTAGTGGATCAACTCCTCGGCATCGAAGACCGG
This genomic window contains:
- a CDS encoding TnsA endonuclease N-terminal domain-containing protein, whose translation is MKVDAADHDHLPELLLSFNGEPTPQFIRDKHSDAHHVRMIRADDGGALRTFNGGLAHENGWYTSRKARRVLHWQGAAQYDFLTRAEVEFAVVRVASESVRFEFTRGGKKQVYTIDVELVAPDGTVTLIEIKRDQRDLADPEYRAKLTAVHEICDEHGIRFKVILRHQIWDSLIHRRNVMLFCSRRFVTILPEHLERLEAHERQVGTDATFGSTAKAIAPNCPRTGEALIQALTVARRIEIDLTRSLLDTTPVTIH
- a CDS encoding thymidylate synthase; translated protein: MEIERECIDAVLYRLYQEIKEHGRPNAGSRGNTIELLGVALRITKPRARISRSENRGKPFSAIGELLWYLKGSDTLEFIEPYVSAYRDDAVEGIIQGAYGPRLRAMREGIDQFASIEALLSRKPGSRRAVIQLFNAEDIATEHKEIPCTTTLQFHLRDGQLHMSVTMRSNDAYWGLPHDVFCFTMLQEMIARRLGVDLGEYYQYVGSMHVYEKHLDLLDQYVAEGFQRTMEMPPMPSSDPFDLVDQLLGIEDRLRQGDDLDAHAEMSDPYWGDIVRLLQVFWARVWAADHPARLAELRGQLATTFYRPYVDGRLHLKSRAEQPQAEAAQIGENHVAVEER
- a CDS encoding helix-turn-helix domain-containing protein, coding for MGGEDWHGHIKWALERRGTSLSQIARDLSVSPSTVTRVSKGLVRSRRVEEAIAAAAAFTPAQLWPAHYSQPAGGDR